The region CTTTAGGTGGTGTCATTCCACAAAATGGCAAGCTGATGACTATTGTACCACTTGATGAAAAACTGCTAGTTGAAGCCCGTATTTCACCACGTGATATTGCTTTTATCCGTCCAGATCAGGAAGCGCTGGTCAAAATCACCGCTTATGATTATTCGATTTATGGTGGTTTAAAAGGTAAAGTCACCGTGATTTCTCCGGATACCTTGCGTGATGAAGTCAAGCAGGACCAGTTTTACTACCGCGTTTATATCCGTACCGAAAATGACAAGCTGACCAATAAAGCCGGACAGGAATTTAATATCACCCCGGGTATGGTGGCGACCGTGGATATCCGTACGGGTGAAAAAACGGTACTGGACTACTTGGTCAAACCGTTTAACAAAGCCAAAGAAGCATTACGAGAACGCTAATTCTGCATTGTAGTTGTGCAAAATCAAGCCTCTATGTATAGGGGCTTTTTTTGTTTGTGCCAGCAAACACGTTATACTGCAGCACAGTGATGTTATTGTTTGAATCCAATGCCTTTTACCATTGCCAGCCTTGTCAGTTTTGAAGAAGAGATCAAGAAAAGCCGTTTTCAGGCCTTTGCTACACCGGTGGAATCCGAACAGGATGTAAAGGATTTTCTGGAAGCTTATCGTGATGCCACAACGACGCATCAGTGCTGGGCATGGAAGATCGGACATAATGTGCGTTTTAATGATGATGGTGAACCTTCCGGAACTGCAGGTCGACCGATTTTAGCAACCATTGAAGGCAATGAACTGACCAATGTATTGGTGCTGGTGAATCGCTGGTATGGTGGAATCAAGCTGGGTACGGGTGGTCTGGTTCGTGCTTATGGAGGCTGTGCGGGTCAATGCTTAGTCTTGGCTGAAAAGATTGAACTGATTGAAAAGAAAAAAGTATCCTTTCGTTGTAATTTTAGTGAATGGGCTATTTTTCAGTATGAGCTAAATCAGCAACAGATTGATTATCAGGAAAATTATACCGCAGCAGGCGTCGAGGTTATTGCGCAAATGCAAAAACATCAGATTGAGCCATTTGCCTTGAAAATTCAGGATATCAGCCGCGGACGTGAAGCCTTAAAGATTATAGATGAGCCCGAAGATGACTGAGCAGGATCCTTTACTGAAATACCGCGAGCAGCATAAGCATCGTCTTAATTATATGCCGTGGCTATACTGGTCACTCAAGCCAAAAAATCGGGCTTGGGCAGAGCAGTGGCAGCGCGAATATCAGGATTATCTGCGTGACATGGAAACAGTCGAGATTGGGGAGAACTGCTTTATTTCACCACTGGCACATATTTTCGCTGAACCGGGCCGAAAAATCGTGATTGGTGATCATAGCTTTATCGCAGCTGACTGTACCTTGCATGGACCATTAGAAATTGGCAATGAAGTCGCGATTAATCATCATTGTATTTTAGATGGTGGACGGGTTGGCATTAAGCTGCATGATCAGGTTCGTATGGCAGCCTATTGTCACCTGTATGCTTTTGACCATGGGATGGAGCTGGAGCAGCCTATTTATAAACAGCCGGTACGTTCAAGGGGTATTGAGATTGGCCGTGATGTCTGGCTCGGTGCTCATGTTGGCATTAAAGACGGGGTGAAAATCGCAGATCAGGC is a window of Acinetobacter sp. ASP199 DNA encoding:
- a CDS encoding acyltransferase → MTEQDPLLKYREQHKHRLNYMPWLYWSLKPKNRAWAEQWQREYQDYLRDMETVEIGENCFISPLAHIFAEPGRKIVIGDHSFIAADCTLHGPLEIGNEVAINHHCILDGGRVGIKLHDQVRMAAYCHLYAFDHGMELEQPIYKQPVRSRGIEIGRDVWLGAHVGIKDGVKIADQAIVGMNSMVTTDVGERMIVAGNPAKLIRYRD
- a CDS encoding YigZ family protein encodes the protein MPFTIASLVSFEEEIKKSRFQAFATPVESEQDVKDFLEAYRDATTTHQCWAWKIGHNVRFNDDGEPSGTAGRPILATIEGNELTNVLVLVNRWYGGIKLGTGGLVRAYGGCAGQCLVLAEKIELIEKKKVSFRCNFSEWAIFQYELNQQQIDYQENYTAAGVEVIAQMQKHQIEPFALKIQDISRGREALKIIDEPEDD